The Borrelia hispanica CRI genome has a window encoding:
- a CDS encoding BAPKO_0422 family outer member beta-barrel protein has product MQKIMLIILTSSMWINSFGKSSYLDRTIGFGGSIGNPIFNYIMSFPFIDIEIGYGGTNGIKLPQSILKSKKYDFNVFVLSAIDLIFIISLIEKLSIGTGIGGNIHISSHKSNFESMEIGFGFRIPIAIFYDITEHIEIGFKIAPSIEFVSSPQSIAYHYLYAGFKINIIGGIFIKYYI; this is encoded by the coding sequence ATGCAAAAAATAATGCTAATAATACTAACATCAAGTATGTGGATTAATTCATTTGGTAAAAGTTCATATTTAGATAGAACAATAGGATTTGGTGGAAGCATTGGAAATCCAATATTTAATTACATCATGTCATTTCCATTTATTGATATTGAAATAGGCTATGGAGGAACTAATGGGATTAAATTACCACAAAGTATACTCAAATCTAAAAAATATGATTTCAATGTATTTGTACTCTCGGCCATTGATTTAATATTTATAATATCATTAATAGAAAAATTATCTATCGGAACAGGAATTGGAGGAAACATACACATATCATCCCACAAATCAAATTTTGAAAGCATGGAAATAGGTTTTGGATTTAGAATTCCAATAGCTATTTTTTACGATATAACAGAACATATAGAAATTGGATTTAAAATAGCACCTTCAATAGAATTTGTATCAAGTCCACAATCTATCGCATACCATTATCTTTATGCAGGATTTAAAATAAATATAATAGGAGGAATATTCATTAAATATTATATTTAA
- a CDS encoding BAPKO_0422 family outer member beta-barrel protein, whose translation MKKIILFFILINCFNSAAKDKHPKNKGYFGIGILGPFPNAIQLTLAKNIEIEFGIYNGLKNLFQNFHTLFTSIEFNIFSSNSFNKPKPINTSLGIGIYGLWWISKWQKTHKIYNSTNIGIKISLSLILPIIKRHFDLFLKVGPGINIWGIGNDYPKHKWEVFAGLGIKLWVA comes from the coding sequence ATGAAAAAAATAATTTTATTTTTTATATTAATAAATTGTTTTAATAGCGCAGCAAAAGATAAACATCCAAAAAACAAAGGTTATTTTGGAATTGGAATACTAGGGCCATTTCCAAATGCAATACAACTTACTTTAGCAAAAAACATCGAAATAGAATTTGGAATTTACAATGGACTCAAAAATCTATTCCAAAATTTTCATACATTATTTACATCTATAGAATTCAATATATTCTCATCAAACTCATTTAACAAACCTAAACCCATAAATACATCACTTGGAATAGGAATTTATGGGTTATGGTGGATATCTAAATGGCAAAAAACACATAAAATATATAATTCAACAAATATAGGTATCAAAATTTCGCTATCCTTAATTTTACCAATTATCAAAAGACATTTTGATTTATTTTTAAAAGTAGGCCCAGGAATAAACATATGGGGAATAGGAAATGATTATCCAAAACACAAATGGGAAGTATTTGCTGGACTTGGTATAAAACTTTGGGTTGCATAA
- a CDS encoding BAPKO_0422 family outer member beta-barrel protein: MKQKNIFILILLLLSTSAFANSTARSNFGIGILLPFPIALEFNIENFDIDLGIYNGANNLFKDWQTLFLAIDYIFYMHTFKGLNQMLNFSIGGGGYGTIWFSRWSHTHTNSGPISIGARLPLILNLAIFIKKFDVFLKVAPGLGINIWNGGAGFRWEIFATLGIRYWFT, from the coding sequence GTGAAACAAAAAAATATATTTATCTTAATATTGTTATTATTGTCAACTTCCGCTTTTGCCAATTCAACAGCAAGAAGTAATTTTGGAATAGGAATTTTATTACCATTTCCAATTGCATTAGAATTTAACATTGAAAACTTTGACATAGACTTAGGAATTTATAATGGAGCAAACAATCTTTTTAAAGATTGGCAAACTTTATTTCTTGCGATAGACTACATATTTTATATGCATACTTTTAAAGGATTAAATCAAATGCTTAACTTTTCGATTGGTGGTGGCGGCTATGGAACAATATGGTTCTCCAGATGGAGTCATACACACACAAATAGTGGTCCAATAAGCATAGGAGCCAGATTGCCACTAATATTAAATCTTGCAATATTTATAAAAAAATTTGACGTATTTTTAAAAGTAGCACCTGGTCTTGGAATAAATATTTGGAATGGAGGAGCTGGATTTAGATGGGAAATATTTGCTACTCTTGGTATTAGGTATTGGTTTACATAA
- a CDS encoding chemotaxis protein CheW: MELEVDIQDTLNQYLLFSLDELYAIEIKYVVEVLEYTKISKIPRTPDYMAGIINNRGKIVPIIDIRKQFGMEERKVSDDEVKKKEINTSNIIILTLTYEGDELNLGILVDHVKEVLELSSSDIDDAPRIGSGFNSKFISGIGKHNDKFVVILDIKNLFDIKELSQFKNTTINGPDDE; the protein is encoded by the coding sequence ATGGAATTAGAGGTAGATATACAAGATACATTAAATCAGTATCTTCTATTTAGTTTAGATGAGCTTTATGCAATTGAGATTAAATATGTTGTTGAAGTATTAGAATATACTAAAATCTCAAAGATACCAAGAACTCCTGATTATATGGCAGGAATAATCAACAATAGAGGAAAGATAGTTCCAATAATTGATATTAGAAAGCAATTTGGCATGGAAGAGCGTAAAGTTAGTGATGATGAGGTTAAGAAAAAAGAAATTAATACTTCAAATATTATTATATTGACTTTAACGTATGAAGGCGATGAATTGAATCTTGGAATTTTAGTGGATCATGTTAAAGAGGTTCTTGAGTTAAGTTCATCGGATATCGATGATGCTCCAAGGATTGGTTCGGGTTTCAATTCAAAATTTATATCTGGTATTGGTAAACATAATGATAAATTTGTTGTTATTCTTGATATAAAAAATTTGTTTGATATTAAAGAACTCTCTCAATTTAAAAATACTACAATAAATGGTCCTGATGACGAGTAG
- a CDS encoding STAS domain-containing protein: MIYKPEGELVVNNIFKVKEDLLNILKDMKEKETLVINLANVEKIDVTFIQILYASNKYAKDRNLFIKIEYPSDEVLSSLIYGGFLIDIEDVDNLDLGLSLIEF; encoded by the coding sequence ATGATTTATAAACCAGAAGGGGAACTTGTAGTAAATAATATTTTTAAAGTTAAGGAAGATCTGCTAAATATTCTGAAAGATATGAAAGAAAAAGAAACATTAGTAATTAATCTTGCAAACGTAGAAAAAATAGATGTTACTTTTATACAAATCTTATATGCTTCTAATAAGTATGCCAAGGATAGGAATTTATTTATAAAGATAGAATATCCTTCTGATGAGGTTTTAAGTTCATTAATATATGGTGGATTTTTAATAGATATTGAGGATGTTGATAACTTGGATTTGGGCCTTAGTTTAATTGAATTTTAA
- a CDS encoding chemotaxis protein CheA translates to MNSSDMIDKFKDSFKEESIENISDIEHALLNIEFESGKEVINSIFRNFHTIKGSAGMFGFNFTASLVHEIETILDSIKVGVNKFNQSTVDATLMAVDFIRELIEGDEAIDEIVYKTRENSLIDAIKKGLGINIGVAKDMVLATNSKIQNSSINLDSQEAELNLSLNQNKYEDEALNVEIKVYRILFIPSRGILFHGHKPINLLKKLLNLGNGQVKARVKNIPDLELISPDNVYVEWELKLETGESKSTIEDVFIFVDGQSTFVIEEVDASYEITDDSFLLNNVTQNVNEMFSEQEQNLSNSQELYNKMAFNSGEHNVNDDNAKSKVNIASIKVDSKKLDHLVNLVGELVTIHSKLAKEAETSNNNVLNSISAEFSLLINELRDYTTGLRTVPIEILFVKFQRIVKDLSVQLGKSIHYYSQGGDTVLDKSIIERLNEPLVHLIRNSIDHGIELDEERVKAGKKSHGIIRLSAQQSGDSVIVVIEDDGRGLDKHKIIKRAIEKNIISEAISRTLSDIDIYNLIFESGFSTADVVTNISGRGVGMDVVKKQVESLRGNVVIESEFGKYTRIKLIFPLTLAIIEGWLVRVCDQYFIVPLSNVESCLEADKLDSRVYGLESGSNVMNYRGSMISFIRLREFFEISNAKSNSEHVVVVNTNSGKIGIVVDEVLGQHQTVIKTLGKIYSKVEGVSGATILGDGSLALVIDVDNITKIIR, encoded by the coding sequence ATGAATAGTAGTGATATGATTGATAAATTTAAGGATTCTTTTAAAGAAGAGTCTATAGAGAATATTTCAGATATTGAACATGCACTTCTTAATATTGAATTTGAATCGGGAAAAGAGGTTATCAATTCTATTTTTAGGAATTTTCATACAATAAAGGGTAGTGCAGGGATGTTTGGTTTTAATTTTACAGCTTCTCTTGTGCATGAAATAGAGACGATTCTTGATTCTATCAAGGTGGGTGTTAATAAATTTAATCAAAGTACTGTTGATGCTACTTTGATGGCGGTTGATTTTATTCGTGAACTCATTGAGGGAGATGAAGCTATTGATGAGATTGTATATAAGACCCGTGAAAACAGTTTAATAGATGCAATTAAGAAGGGACTTGGTATTAATATTGGTGTTGCTAAAGATATGGTTTTAGCTACTAATAGTAAAATTCAAAATTCATCAATTAATTTGGATTCTCAAGAAGCAGAATTAAATTTGTCTTTAAATCAAAATAAATATGAAGATGAGGCTTTGAATGTTGAGATTAAAGTGTATAGGATTCTTTTTATTCCTTCAAGGGGAATTTTATTTCATGGGCACAAACCAATTAATTTGTTAAAAAAGTTATTGAATTTGGGAAATGGACAAGTTAAGGCTAGAGTAAAAAATATTCCTGATCTGGAATTGATATCTCCTGATAATGTTTATGTTGAGTGGGAATTAAAGTTGGAGACGGGAGAGAGTAAAAGTACTATCGAGGATGTTTTTATATTTGTGGATGGACAGTCGACATTTGTTATTGAGGAAGTTGATGCATCTTATGAGATAACAGATGATTCTTTTTTATTAAATAATGTAACTCAAAATGTTAATGAGATGTTTTCTGAGCAAGAGCAAAATTTATCAAATTCACAAGAATTATATAATAAAATGGCCTTTAATAGTGGCGAACATAATGTTAATGATGATAATGCTAAGAGTAAAGTAAATATTGCAAGTATTAAAGTTGATTCAAAAAAATTAGATCATTTGGTAAACCTTGTTGGTGAACTTGTGACGATTCATTCTAAGCTTGCTAAAGAGGCTGAGACTAGTAATAATAATGTTTTAAATTCAATTTCAGCTGAATTTTCTTTGCTGATTAATGAACTTAGAGATTATACTACAGGACTTAGAACAGTTCCTATTGAGATTTTATTTGTCAAGTTCCAAAGAATAGTTAAAGATTTGTCTGTTCAGCTTGGTAAGTCAATTCATTATTATTCTCAAGGTGGTGATACCGTTCTTGATAAGAGTATTATTGAAAGGTTAAATGAGCCTTTGGTACACTTAATTAGAAATTCAATCGATCATGGAATTGAACTTGATGAAGAGAGAGTAAAGGCAGGAAAGAAGTCCCATGGAATAATTAGGCTTTCTGCACAACAATCAGGTGATTCTGTAATTGTTGTTATTGAAGATGATGGTAGGGGACTTGATAAACATAAGATAATTAAGAGAGCTATAGAGAAAAATATAATATCTGAGGCTATATCTAGAACTTTATCTGATATTGATATTTATAATTTAATTTTTGAATCTGGATTTTCAACAGCTGATGTTGTTACAAATATATCGGGTCGTGGTGTTGGAATGGATGTTGTTAAAAAACAGGTAGAGTCTCTTAGAGGGAATGTAGTTATTGAGAGTGAGTTTGGTAAATATACCCGAATAAAATTAATTTTTCCTTTGACCTTAGCAATTATTGAAGGATGGCTTGTTAGGGTTTGCGATCAGTATTTTATTGTTCCTTTGTCTAATGTTGAATCTTGTCTTGAGGCTGATAAATTGGATTCTAGGGTATACGGACTTGAAAGTGGTAGTAATGTCATGAATTATAGGGGAAGTATGATTAGCTTCATAAGGTTGAGGGAATTTTTTGAAATATCTAATGCAAAAAGTAATAGTGAACATGTTGTTGTTGTTAACACAAATAGTGGTAAAATAGGAATTGTGGTAGATGAGGTTTTAGGGCAACATCAAACCGTTATAAAAACTTTAGGTAAGATTTATTCTAAAGTAGAAGGAGTTTCTGGAGCTACAATACTAGGAGATGGCAGTTTGGCATTAGTCATTGATGTTGATAATATAACTAAAATTATAAGGTAG
- a CDS encoding chemotaxis protein CheB codes for MKILVIDIQGLIRQVFVRAFSKDADVEILNPGSNPLNLINIFLQKFPDVVIIDENTAKSHFGNALNNVLNNISLPVIFIAENEVYPKFGFLDSKKDKIKLIINKLNFKLTVNLFRSDYLDLIKSEIKKLVDHKFVASFESKRIKSPDFFEKTESKESERDITNITKSYKVADVINVSPKNGPDVILKYQGVINKNKTGKIIFVGASTGGTEALRVFLKLFKKDSPPIVIVQHMPGGFTTSFAKSLNNEFEVDVKEAEDGDILRPGLVIIANGHYHLIVKYANGNYFTHLIDGPPVSRHKPSVNVLFRSAAMYAGENAIGVMLTGMGDDGASCMLEMKNSGAYNIAQDQLTSVVFGMPMEAIKIGAVDKVLPLNKISECILRRS; via the coding sequence ATGAAAATATTGGTAATTGATATTCAAGGTCTTATAAGACAGGTTTTTGTTAGAGCCTTTTCTAAGGATGCAGATGTTGAGATATTAAATCCAGGTTCTAATCCTTTAAATCTTATTAATATTTTTTTGCAAAAATTTCCTGATGTAGTTATTATTGATGAAAATACGGCTAAGTCACATTTTGGAAATGCACTTAACAATGTTCTTAATAATATTTCACTTCCTGTTATTTTTATAGCAGAGAATGAAGTTTATCCAAAATTTGGTTTTCTTGATTCTAAAAAGGATAAGATTAAATTAATAATCAATAAACTTAATTTTAAACTTACAGTTAATTTATTTAGAAGTGATTATTTAGATTTAATCAAATCAGAAATTAAGAAATTAGTAGATCATAAGTTTGTAGCTTCTTTTGAAAGTAAGAGAATAAAATCTCCTGATTTTTTTGAAAAAACTGAAAGTAAAGAGTCTGAGAGAGATATTACTAATATAACCAAAAGTTATAAAGTGGCAGATGTTATTAATGTTTCTCCTAAAAATGGTCCAGATGTTATTCTGAAGTATCAAGGTGTAATTAATAAAAATAAGACAGGAAAAATTATTTTTGTTGGGGCTTCAACTGGTGGTACTGAGGCTTTAAGAGTTTTTTTAAAATTATTCAAAAAAGATTCTCCTCCAATTGTAATTGTGCAACATATGCCTGGGGGTTTTACAACATCTTTTGCAAAAAGTTTGAATAATGAATTTGAAGTTGATGTAAAAGAAGCTGAAGATGGAGATATTTTAAGACCTGGTCTTGTAATAATTGCAAATGGTCATTATCATTTAATTGTGAAATATGCTAATGGAAATTATTTTACTCATCTAATTGATGGGCCTCCAGTTAGCAGACATAAACCTTCCGTTAATGTGTTATTTCGTTCTGCTGCTATGTATGCAGGAGAGAATGCCATTGGAGTTATGCTTACGGGAATGGGGGATGATGGTGCTAGTTGTATGCTTGAAATGAAAAATAGTGGTGCATATAATATTGCACAAGATCAATTAACTTCTGTAGTATTTGGTATGCCTATGGAGGCAATCAAGATAGGTGCTGTGGATAAGGTCCTTCCTTTAAATAAAATATCTGAGTGTATTTTAAGGAGATCTTAA
- a CDS encoding BB0569 family chemotaxis protein, whose protein sequence is MENNDKFLDIDSHINKVLTELETFDNRSRQVYASLSKSIPRLIEKLSKDIKDLSFNIGFISDLDVDNDYSLNNFISKVISVLNDFVFYFNSSTEILESQFSIIRDKVKDIEILEDVIEKMKKSSIDMEIMSINTLTVAMRAGRAGGAFSYITNEIKTLTQSMIKQADQLTSKGRDIKVGLDRAKEQVLENNTAENKILEEFKEDLIKNIDEFAGSIGEVIAFYDNVLKILHEFKFKFVNAVSYLQFQDRLTQSLHHLNVMYSSIDVFKFRDISEIQKLKILSVFTDSSRMIIRDVISKLDENCMAFEEFIDTSISSIQVINDLKSDNSSYVDISKSVESCSIILSNLLRRIDDVEKNNSNFLNLYYEQIKLVKSLELMFSNISAISSRFQNINIASKIEVVKRVELEDMEGNISEMSKIINNIDLNITKGREFLSQIIFFFEKVVKDCDNRFYIEKNYFNKFKKLFIEIKGNIVEIKRIAIDHVLSYEMFPVNFLEIFEEVKLDIHSIKALREDLINIEKILIDIENDINSNLDSELLKHDFKCIEVEDKEFIRRIANRFTLFVHKKYLLSLIEDEKDVHSFDEGSVILF, encoded by the coding sequence ATGGAAAATAATGATAAATTTTTGGATATTGATTCGCACATTAATAAGGTATTAACAGAACTTGAAACTTTTGATAATCGTTCAAGGCAAGTTTATGCAAGCTTAAGTAAATCAATTCCTAGGTTAATAGAAAAACTTTCTAAAGATATTAAAGATTTGTCTTTTAATATTGGGTTTATTTCTGATCTTGATGTTGATAATGACTATTCTTTAAATAATTTTATATCTAAAGTAATAAGCGTACTTAATGATTTCGTATTTTATTTTAATTCGTCAACTGAGATTCTTGAGTCTCAATTTAGTATAATACGGGATAAGGTTAAGGATATAGAAATTCTTGAAGATGTAATTGAAAAAATGAAAAAAAGTTCTATCGATATGGAGATAATGTCGATTAATACACTGACTGTTGCCATGAGAGCTGGGAGAGCTGGCGGTGCTTTTTCTTATATTACAAATGAGATTAAAACCTTAACTCAATCTATGATTAAGCAAGCAGATCAGCTAACTAGTAAGGGTAGAGATATTAAGGTTGGACTTGATCGGGCTAAAGAGCAGGTACTTGAAAATAATACAGCTGAGAATAAAATTCTTGAAGAATTTAAAGAGGATTTGATAAAAAATATCGATGAATTTGCAGGAAGTATTGGAGAGGTTATTGCATTTTATGATAATGTATTAAAAATACTTCATGAATTTAAATTTAAATTTGTAAATGCTGTATCTTATCTACAATTTCAAGATCGACTTACTCAGTCTTTACATCATTTAAATGTTATGTATTCTAGCATTGATGTTTTTAAATTTAGGGATATAAGTGAAATTCAAAAATTAAAAATTTTATCTGTTTTTACAGATTCTTCTAGAATGATAATTAGGGATGTTATTTCTAAATTAGACGAAAATTGTATGGCTTTTGAAGAATTTATTGATACATCTATTTCTTCTATTCAAGTCATTAATGATTTAAAGTCAGATAATTCTTCATATGTTGATATTTCAAAGTCTGTTGAATCTTGTTCTATTATCTTATCAAATTTACTTAGGAGAATAGATGATGTTGAGAAAAATAATTCTAATTTTTTAAATCTTTATTATGAACAAATTAAGCTTGTTAAATCTTTAGAATTAATGTTTTCAAATATTTCAGCTATTTCTTCTCGATTTCAAAATATCAATATAGCTTCTAAAATAGAGGTTGTAAAGAGAGTTGAACTTGAAGATATGGAAGGCAATATTTCTGAAATGTCCAAAATTATTAATAATATTGATTTAAATATTACTAAAGGACGAGAATTTCTATCTCAAATAATATTCTTTTTTGAAAAAGTTGTAAAAGATTGTGACAATCGCTTTTATATTGAAAAAAATTATTTTAATAAGTTTAAGAAATTGTTTATAGAGATAAAGGGTAATATTGTTGAGATAAAAAGGATAGCTATTGATCATGTATTATCTTATGAAATGTTTCCCGTTAATTTTTTGGAAATATTTGAAGAGGTAAAATTAGATATTCATAGTATAAAAGCTTTACGAGAGGATCTTATAAATATTGAAAAGATTTTAATTGACATAGAAAATGATATTAATAGTAATCTTGATTCAGAGTTATTAAAACACGATTTTAAGTGTATTGAAGTGGAAGATAAAGAGTTTATTCGTAGAATTGCTAATAGATTTACTTTGTTTGTTCATAAGAAGTATTTATTATCGCTTATTGAAGATGAAAAGGATGTTCATTCATTTGATGAGGGTAGTGTAATTTTATTCTAA
- a CDS encoding response regulator: MQKRILVIDDNRAIRQSVAYILEQNGFVVAEAQDGLEGVSKFKEAVGQSDKDFDLVITDINMPNLDGIGVIKEIRELGSFVPILVLTTESEQSKVDEGRKAGATGWLVKPFNPDTLMHTISKIF, from the coding sequence ATGCAAAAAAGGATTTTGGTTATAGATGACAATAGAGCTATTAGGCAAAGTGTTGCTTATATTTTGGAGCAGAATGGTTTTGTGGTTGCTGAGGCTCAGGATGGTCTTGAGGGTGTATCTAAGTTTAAGGAGGCTGTTGGACAGAGTGATAAAGATTTTGATCTAGTAATTACAGATATCAATATGCCTAATTTAGATGGAATAGGAGTGATAAAAGAGATAAGAGAGCTTGGAAGTTTTGTTCCAATACTTGTTTTAACTACTGAATCTGAACAATCGAAAGTTGATGAAGGTCGTAAAGCTGGCGCTACTGGTTGGCTTGTTAAACCTTTCAATCCCGATACTCTTATGCACACAATATCAAAAATATTTTAA
- a CDS encoding Sapep family Mn(2+)-dependent dipeptidase: MSFKLDKQFYFHLEELIKFNSVNAPALKSKPFGEQIDLCLDKVLEIARDIGFKVYKDPDGYYGFAEIGQGDELIGILTHIDIVDAGNISKWYSNPFELGFRDGRVYARGILDDKGPLMAVLYAFKMLLLEKICFKKRFRVIFGTDEETAWRCIEQYKINEEIPDFSFTPDGDFPIVNAEKGLLQFDVISDEQFFMDLELGIGYNVIPDECSFELGDANKDDFRILLDNFDGKIRYKFFENNVLIHGISAHASLPELGVNVAPYALDIIKSLGIRSNFIDFFEDRIGFTINGEKLFGKILEDLQSGKLTLCLTKIKLSKTSNQILSFDMRYPISYKREDLVNLIKKTLDLYSLNYSEVSFLDPLYVDSKLKFISSLMEVYQDFTGESDVNPISIGGATYSRALKNCVAFGPLFKGSDNTAHQINEYINENELMDLILIYKNAVEKLNT; the protein is encoded by the coding sequence ATGAGTTTTAAGCTAGATAAACAGTTTTATTTTCATTTAGAGGAATTAATTAAATTTAATAGTGTTAATGCTCCTGCATTAAAGAGTAAACCTTTTGGAGAACAAATTGATTTATGTCTAGATAAAGTATTAGAAATTGCTCGAGATATTGGTTTTAAAGTTTATAAAGATCCAGATGGATATTATGGTTTTGCTGAGATAGGTCAGGGTGATGAACTTATAGGTATTTTAACTCATATTGATATTGTTGATGCTGGCAATATATCTAAATGGTATTCAAATCCTTTTGAACTTGGTTTTAGAGATGGAAGAGTTTATGCTAGAGGTATTTTAGATGATAAGGGACCTTTAATGGCTGTTCTTTATGCTTTTAAAATGTTGCTATTAGAGAAAATTTGTTTTAAGAAGAGATTTAGAGTGATTTTTGGAACAGATGAAGAGACTGCATGGCGTTGTATTGAGCAATATAAGATTAACGAAGAGATTCCTGATTTTTCTTTTACTCCTGATGGTGATTTTCCTATTGTTAATGCTGAGAAGGGGTTATTGCAATTTGATGTTATTAGTGATGAACAATTTTTTATGGACCTTGAGCTTGGTATAGGATATAATGTTATTCCTGATGAATGTTCTTTTGAGCTTGGTGATGCTAATAAAGATGATTTTAGGATTTTGCTTGATAATTTTGATGGTAAAATTAGGTATAAGTTTTTTGAAAACAATGTTTTAATTCATGGCATTTCTGCACATGCTTCTTTACCCGAACTTGGTGTTAATGTTGCTCCTTATGCATTAGATATTATTAAATCTTTAGGAATAAGAAGTAATTTTATTGATTTTTTTGAAGACAGGATTGGTTTTACTATCAATGGAGAGAAATTGTTTGGGAAGATTTTGGAAGATTTGCAATCCGGAAAACTTACTCTTTGTTTGACAAAAATTAAATTGTCTAAAACATCTAATCAAATTTTGTCTTTTGATATGAGGTATCCTATAAGTTATAAAAGGGAAGATTTAGTAAATTTAATAAAGAAAACTTTAGATTTATATTCTCTAAATTATAGTGAAGTTTCTTTTCTTGATCCTCTTTATGTTGATTCCAAGTTGAAATTTATTTCATCTTTAATGGAAGTTTATCAGGATTTTACAGGTGAGAGTGATGTTAATCCTATTTCTATTGGTGGTGCAACTTATTCAAGAGCTTTGAAAAATTGTGTTGCTTTTGGACCATTATTTAAAGGTTCAGATAATACAGCTCATCAGATTAATGAATATATTAATGAAAATGAACTTATGGATCTTATTTTGATTTATAAGAATGCTGTTGAAAAACTTAATACTTAA
- the pyrH gene encoding UMP kinase, which translates to MIKIISLGGGIINPNHINTTYIKNLKNLIFQWIKKEPNRKVILITGGGKTAREYQDAYKQINPKFKNHELDEIGIMATKLNAALISKAMQPLCINDIVSNPTEDFQFKGQILVASGWKPGFSTDYITVKLAEKFNSNEIINLTNIDQIYDKDPKKYNDAKGFKNITWNELQNIVGKDWEPGSHLPFDPIATELALKLGIKAYILNGTDLTNLQKVFDKNDDFLGTIIVK; encoded by the coding sequence ATGATAAAAATAATTAGTCTTGGGGGAGGGATAATCAATCCTAATCACATTAATACAACATACATTAAAAATTTAAAAAATCTTATTTTTCAATGGATAAAAAAAGAACCTAACAGAAAAGTTATTTTAATTACAGGAGGAGGAAAAACAGCAAGAGAATATCAAGATGCTTATAAGCAAATTAATCCTAAATTTAAAAATCATGAACTCGATGAAATTGGGATAATGGCAACTAAACTAAATGCAGCTCTTATAAGCAAAGCAATGCAACCACTTTGCATCAACGATATTGTAAGCAACCCAACTGAAGATTTTCAATTTAAAGGACAAATATTAGTTGCATCAGGATGGAAACCAGGATTTTCAACAGACTATATTACTGTAAAACTTGCAGAAAAGTTCAATTCAAACGAAATAATTAATTTAACCAATATTGATCAAATATATGATAAAGACCCAAAAAAATATAATGATGCAAAAGGGTTTAAAAACATCACTTGGAATGAATTACAAAATATTGTAGGAAAAGATTGGGAACCTGGTTCACATTTACCATTCGATCCAATAGCAACAGAACTAGCATTAAAACTTGGTATTAAAGCTTATATACTTAATGGCACTGATCTTACAAATTTACAAAAAGTTTTCGATAAAAATGATGATTTTTTAGGCACTATTATAGTAAAATAA